From a single Candidatus Binataceae bacterium genomic region:
- a CDS encoding polymer-forming cytoskeletal protein, giving the protein MALFNKEPEKNIRTDASVRPQTGQAVPVPPPAPPLENRSVPPPRQTASAPMEARAYLDQGSKVSGKLSFDGPARIDGQVDGEITAKDTVMIGESAVVTAQIKAASIVVAGKISGDITASQRIEIRPSAKVVGNLTAPVLVVHEGAVFEGHCAMQPEGAREERKLTTVYPKEERMVAQAGGQKQA; this is encoded by the coding sequence ATGGCGCTTTTCAATAAAGAACCGGAAAAGAACATTCGAACCGACGCGTCCGTGAGGCCGCAGACGGGGCAGGCCGTGCCGGTGCCGCCGCCGGCGCCCCCGCTCGAGAACCGCAGCGTTCCGCCGCCGCGCCAGACCGCGTCCGCTCCGATGGAGGCGCGCGCCTACCTCGACCAGGGCTCGAAGGTGAGCGGTAAGCTCAGTTTCGATGGACCTGCCCGGATCGACGGTCAGGTCGATGGCGAAATCACCGCCAAGGACACCGTGATGATCGGCGAGAGCGCGGTCGTAACCGCCCAGATCAAGGCCGCGTCGATAGTCGTGGCCGGCAAGATAAGCGGCGATATCACGGCCAGTCAGCGGATCGAGATTCGTCCCTCGGCCAAAGTGGTGGGCAATCTCACCGCGCCGGTGCTGGTGGTACACGAGGGCGCCGTCTTCGAAGGACATTGCGCGATGCAGCCTGAAGGCGCGCGCGAGGAGCGCAAGCTCACCACCGTGTATCCGAAGGAAGAGCGCATGGTGGCGCAGGCCGGAGGTCAAAAGCAGGCCTGA
- a CDS encoding PPOX class F420-dependent oxidoreductase — translation MGAIPEKYLDLVSANKKSFAHLATTMKDGSPQVTPVWLDYTDGMIRVNTARGRVKDRNLKVGAKVALSISDPDNPYRYVQIRGKVAKESEQGADAHIDSLAKKYMGVDSYPYRTPTEKRVIYYIEPLSGQGMN, via the coding sequence ATGGGAGCAATTCCGGAGAAGTATCTCGATCTCGTCTCGGCGAACAAGAAATCCTTCGCGCACCTTGCGACGACGATGAAGGACGGCTCACCCCAGGTGACGCCCGTATGGCTGGACTATACCGACGGGATGATTCGCGTGAACACGGCGCGCGGCCGGGTGAAAGACCGCAACCTCAAGGTTGGCGCCAAGGTCGCGCTCTCGATATCGGATCCCGATAACCCCTACCGCTACGTGCAGATTCGCGGCAAGGTGGCGAAGGAAAGCGAGCAGGGCGCCGACGCACATATCGATTCGCTGGCCAAAAAGTACATGGGCGTCGATTCGTACCCCTACCGCACGCCCACCGAGAAGCGCGTGATTTATTATATCGAACCGCTTTCCGGTCAGGGGATGAACTAG
- a CDS encoding 2OG-Fe(II) oxygenase — protein sequence MTGEAVPALTAEFERRLNALDWAALERTLDERGYVTIPAMLAPARCARLAAMYDERERFRSRVVMERVRFGVGEYKYFAPPLPPLVAAIRTAIYPHLAPIANRWRRAMGRDAMYPPQLERFLDICRRAGQIKPTPLLLRYDAGGYNCLHQDLYGEVAFPLQLTCLLSQPGVDFSGGEFLLIENRPRAQSRGEAIALSHGEAIIFATSERPVAGSRGHYRVMMRHGVSRMREGRRFSLGVIFHDAR from the coding sequence ATGACCGGGGAGGCAGTTCCGGCGCTGACCGCCGAGTTCGAACGCCGCCTGAACGCGCTCGACTGGGCCGCGCTCGAGCGCACGCTCGACGAGCGCGGCTACGTGACCATCCCCGCGATGCTTGCGCCGGCACGATGCGCCAGGCTTGCCGCGATGTACGACGAGCGCGAGCGCTTTCGTTCGCGGGTCGTGATGGAACGGGTGCGCTTCGGCGTGGGCGAATACAAGTATTTCGCGCCGCCGCTGCCGCCGCTGGTGGCCGCCATCCGGACCGCGATTTACCCGCATCTTGCGCCGATCGCGAACCGATGGCGCCGCGCGATGGGCCGCGACGCAATGTATCCACCGCAACTCGAGCGCTTCCTCGATATCTGCCGGCGCGCCGGGCAAATCAAACCGACCCCGCTCCTGCTCCGCTACGACGCCGGCGGCTACAACTGCCTCCACCAGGACCTTTACGGCGAGGTCGCCTTTCCGCTCCAGCTGACCTGCCTGCTGAGTCAGCCCGGCGTCGATTTCAGCGGCGGCGAATTCCTGCTGATCGAGAACCGCCCGCGCGCGCAGAGCCGCGGCGAAGCGATCGCGCTCAGCCATGGCGAAGCGATCATCTTCGCGACCAGCGAGCGGCCGGTCGCCGGCAGCCGCGGCCACTACCGGGTGATGATGCGCCACGGGGTGAGCCGGATGCGCGAGGGGCGGCGGTTCAGTCTCGGGGTAATTTTTCACGACGCCAGATGA
- the miaB gene encoding tRNA (N6-isopentenyl adenosine(37)-C2)-methylthiotransferase MiaB, with protein MEDSEQPRSASSQPRVFIETYGCQMNIADSELVGAVLRRAGYVFAAAAEEADVILLNTCAIREHAEARVLQRLGHLARLRRMRPGLRLGLLGCMATHNRAALIEKAPWLDLVAGPDSYRRLPELLGRARSGSATRHAAQIDVRLDRLETYADIVPAHEGGVRAYVTAMRGCDRFCAFCVVPYVRGRERSVPPEAILDDIRGLAARGAREIVLLGQTVNAYRFGDTDFGRLLHLVAAVEGVERIRFTSPHPSDMSESVIEAMAIESKVQPSLHLPVQSGSDRVLSAMERGYTAAEYLRLVERIRGAVPAIALSTDIIVGFHGEEEAEFRATLELMAAVRYDSAFSFKYSLRENTRAFRLGDTVSEEEKGRRLAEVIALQERISAERNRVLIGEQVAVLVEGPARRGQGMLAGKTPQFKTAVFPAAASIAPGDTVAARVESASAHTLHCVLA; from the coding sequence ATGGAAGATTCGGAACAGCCCAGGAGCGCATCATCTCAGCCGAGGGTCTTTATCGAGACCTACGGCTGCCAGATGAACATCGCCGATTCCGAGTTGGTCGGCGCAGTGCTGCGCCGCGCCGGCTACGTGTTCGCCGCCGCCGCCGAAGAAGCCGACGTTATCCTGCTTAACACCTGCGCGATTCGCGAGCATGCCGAAGCACGCGTGCTGCAGCGCCTCGGCCATCTGGCGCGCTTGCGGCGTATGCGCCCCGGATTGCGGCTGGGATTGCTCGGATGCATGGCGACGCACAACCGCGCCGCGCTGATCGAGAAGGCGCCGTGGCTGGATTTAGTCGCGGGGCCGGACAGCTACCGGCGGCTGCCGGAATTGCTCGGCCGCGCGCGTTCCGGCAGCGCAACGCGGCACGCGGCGCAGATCGACGTGCGCCTGGATCGCCTGGAAACCTATGCCGATATTGTCCCGGCGCACGAAGGCGGCGTGCGCGCGTACGTGACCGCGATGCGCGGATGCGATCGGTTTTGCGCGTTTTGCGTGGTTCCGTACGTGCGCGGCCGCGAGCGCAGCGTCCCGCCCGAGGCTATTCTGGACGACATTCGCGGACTCGCCGCGCGCGGCGCGCGCGAAATCGTGCTGCTCGGACAGACCGTCAATGCCTACCGCTTCGGCGATACCGACTTCGGCCGCCTGCTTCACCTGGTCGCCGCAGTCGAAGGCGTCGAGCGAATCCGCTTCACGTCCCCGCATCCCTCGGACATGAGCGAGTCTGTTATCGAGGCGATGGCGATCGAGTCGAAAGTGCAGCCGTCGCTCCATCTGCCGGTGCAATCGGGATCGGACCGGGTACTGTCCGCGATGGAACGCGGATACACGGCCGCCGAATACCTGCGCCTGGTCGAGCGGATTCGCGGGGCGGTACCGGCAATTGCGCTCTCGACCGACATCATCGTGGGCTTTCACGGCGAGGAGGAAGCGGAGTTTCGCGCGACGCTCGAGTTGATGGCAGCGGTGCGCTACGACTCGGCGTTCAGCTTCAAATATTCGCTGCGCGAGAACACTCGCGCGTTCAGGCTCGGCGACACCGTCAGCGAAGAAGAAAAGGGCCGCCGGCTGGCCGAAGTTATCGCACTACAGGAGCGCATCTCGGCCGAGCGCAACCGCGTCCTCATAGGCGAACAGGTCGCGGTACTGGTCGAGGGGCCGGCGCGGCGGGGCCAAGGGATGCTCGCCGGCAAGACGCCGCAATTCAAGACGGCGGTGTTCCCGGCCGCCGCGTCGATCGCTCCCGGCGATACCGTGGCGGCGCGCGTGGAGTCGGCGAGCGCGCATACGCTCCACTGCGTGCTCGCGTAA
- a CDS encoding SDR family NAD(P)-dependent oxidoreductase, whose amino-acid sequence MDLGLANKVVMITGASRGLGRAMAEALGAEGARLCLCARGAGALEKAAAELRTRGYEVDAEAVDVADPVAAARWVEGAAARMGAVDVLVNNAGGARMGALADLDEAAWQAAFQLNFFSAVRLSRMCAPLMEQRGGGSIINISSIYGREAGGPLTYNSSKAAMISFTKMLSRELAPKGIRVNTVAPGSILYPGGNWEKAFKANPAFEKDFISHEFPAGRLGRPEEVAYAVVCLASPRASWITGACLPVDGAQGRSLI is encoded by the coding sequence ATGGACCTGGGTCTCGCGAACAAGGTCGTGATGATAACCGGCGCGAGCCGTGGGTTGGGGCGGGCAATGGCCGAGGCGTTGGGCGCCGAGGGTGCGCGCCTTTGTCTCTGCGCGCGCGGAGCTGGGGCGCTGGAGAAGGCGGCGGCCGAGTTGCGTACGCGGGGCTACGAGGTTGACGCCGAGGCGGTCGACGTTGCCGACCCGGTTGCCGCCGCGCGATGGGTCGAAGGCGCCGCTGCGCGGATGGGCGCGGTTGACGTGCTGGTCAACAATGCGGGAGGCGCGCGGATGGGCGCGCTGGCGGACCTGGACGAGGCGGCGTGGCAGGCCGCGTTCCAGCTTAATTTCTTTTCGGCAGTGCGGCTTTCGCGGATGTGCGCGCCGCTGATGGAGCAGCGCGGCGGCGGCTCGATCATCAACATCAGTTCGATCTACGGCCGCGAGGCGGGTGGCCCGCTGACCTACAACTCATCGAAGGCCGCGATGATCTCGTTCACCAAGATGCTTTCGCGCGAGCTGGCGCCCAAAGGAATCCGGGTCAACACCGTCGCGCCCGGATCGATCCTTTACCCGGGAGGCAACTGGGAGAAAGCGTTCAAGGCCAATCCGGCTTTCGAGAAGGACTTCATAAGCCACGAGTTTCCCGCCGGCCGCCTGGGCCGTCCCGAAGAAGTCGCCTATGCCGTGGTGTGCCTGGCCTCGCCGCGGGCAAGCTGGATCACCGGGGCCTGCCTGCCGGTGGACGGCGCTCAGGGGAGATCGCTGATCTGA
- the rpsU gene encoding 30S ribosomal protein S21, with the protein MEIRVEGSLDQAMRVLKRKLAKEGVFKEMKKRAFYEKPSVRRKRKRSEAQRRRRKEQRRRRASAL; encoded by the coding sequence ATGGAAATCCGAGTTGAAGGCTCTCTCGACCAGGCGATGCGGGTGCTCAAGCGCAAGCTCGCCAAGGAGGGAGTGTTCAAGGAAATGAAGAAGCGGGCTTTTTACGAAAAGCCCAGTGTCCGCCGCAAACGCAAGCGCTCCGAAGCCCAACGCCGCCGCCGCAAGGAACAGCGCCGCCGCCGCGCCTCTGCCCTCTAA